From a region of the Nitrospira sp. genome:
- the flgB gene encoding flagellar basal body rod protein FlgB, whose amino-acid sequence MTIFDRTMRLLERTLDLRSARQRVIASNLANEETPGYRASELNFMDQLHSAHKGRLPIMLAATQSGHFGVHGPQGVQAVTGKLSEMPAGDLPLDANSVNLELEMAKLSENAMQYNAATTILAARFRGLLSAIRDAR is encoded by the coding sequence ATGACGATTTTTGATCGAACCATGCGACTGTTGGAACGGACACTTGATCTTCGCAGTGCGCGGCAACGTGTGATCGCCTCGAACCTGGCCAACGAAGAAACACCAGGCTATCGCGCATCAGAGCTGAACTTTATGGACCAATTGCATTCTGCGCACAAGGGGCGCCTGCCGATCATGCTGGCGGCCACTCAGTCCGGGCATTTCGGCGTCCATGGGCCGCAAGGGGTGCAAGCCGTCACAGGGAAGCTCAGCGAAATGCCGGCAGGGGATCTCCCTCTCGACGCGAACTCCGTGAATCTCGAGTTGGAGATGGCGAAGTTATCTGAGAACGCGATGCAGTACAACGCGGCGACCACGATACTGGCCGCCAGGTTCCGGGGGTTGTTGAGCGCCATACGAGATGCGCGATGA